The Drosophila suzukii unplaced genomic scaffold, CBGP_Dsuzu_IsoJpt1.0 scf_17, whole genome shotgun sequence nucleotide sequence AAGTGGTTGCTGTTGTAATTTACAGTGGCTCGCACATTtctctatctctctctctctcattCTCATCGCTTTCAAACTCTCTCCCTCAAGGAGTCGGGAATTGGTGCGGATCGTCAGCTGAGATCGAGCGCAGTTAAACGCCAACAGTGATCTTGAACAGACGGAGCTATTTCAATAAAGTTAAGCTTGTATgtacatttaaattatacgCCGTTTAACTTTTGGGTATACATTATATACCTACACTACGATCCTAAAAGATCGATCACTTAAACGGGATATTATGACTCCACAAAAAATGTTGAACTATCTTGTACTGTATGTATCACCATCGAATGGAGATACGCAACCAGTAGTAGGTCCAGtttctttacattttgtattgGTTAAAGCAGCCTTGATGAGATTCATAAGTTGTTTGTCATTAGTAACACAATTTATCACAAAGGCGGAAGGACGGGGTTCAGATTTAGGTGCTTTAGTCAAAAAAGTAGCATTACCAGAAATTTCCTTAGAATTTCGGGAAATTCCACCTCTATTGGTAGATGTTATTGTACGATTACTAGTCACAGGGGGTAGGGAGTGGGTTATCAATGTCATTATCAGATAAGACGCCAAAGCTGCTTTCATGACCCGTATATTTTTGCCCAGGAGAGTCTGACTTCTCATATCCGAATAGTTCCGAACTAACCTTGAAAGATTACTTAGTCCTAGGAAAGTCACTTCATGTTTAAAAAATCACAATATTTAAGGTTATACTTCCCACATTAGTTACATCAGTTAAGTGtttaaacatatgtttttCCATATAAAGGAATGCTTGCGAAGGCTAAAGTAcagagaaagctatagtcgtCACTAACTCAAATCATCCTGCACGCCAATTTTGCGATGCCTGAGATCATTATTTGCCGAAGTGCTCCCGTTTCTTAAACTTGAATCCGAACATTCGATTTAGAGAAGCAAAGAAAATGGGAAAGGGACATAGCTTGCAGATATGTAAATCAACTCATTGTCGATATTGTCGGAAGAACACCACTCGTTGTTGCATATAACCCCGGACCCATCCGCACCATCTACCTCATTTTTATCTCCATCACCAGCACAAGTATCATGCTCACACTTATTAACACATCATCACTTAACAGACCCTCCACCAAACACCTCGAACATTATGCCGACGGACTACGAGTTGCTTCCAACTATTATAGTCTACGTAAAGAATAAATTTGTCAAGCCATCTTAGACTCAGCCCCTCAGTTAAACTTCATAGCTTCGCGTCTTGCTAgccaattaaatttgaaacaaaaacaactGCATACACTCATTTTTGGGATCGGGGAACTCGGATAAGGCAGTCGATATTCTAGCGCAATCAATTTCGCTCGCTGATCCTGAGTGATGGATTTatcaatcaatcacaacgaattgaccttCTTATTGGTGCTGGtatgtttttcgaaataatttttatcggacaaattcatttgaaaagttgccaactcttcagaacaccaaacATGGTGAGATCGTTTCTGGAAAGATGTGGAGTAGGCCAAATCATAAATCCTTTCTAGCAGCCATTATCAAGAATCCTACTGATCATTCTGACGATGGCACTCTTGCCGCCATTGTgaagcgattttgggaaattaaGGACATTGGCTCAGAAAACCCATCCATTatcaaaaaaagtttcaccAGACTCGGGAATGGTCAATATGCTGTTCGTCTCTTGTCAACTTCAGGATACGAATCTTTACGTGCTTCATATTTCCTTACTCGCCGTCGTTTCAAGAGCCTAGAAGCTAAACTAGACAGAAACCCCAccctgaaagctcagtattcGGCATTTCTAAAGGAGTAGACCAACTTAGGTCATTTGGCTCTGGCCTCAAAATTCTTATTGTCTCACCATTGTGTACATAAGCAAGAAAGTACAAGCACAAACTTCGTGTCGTCTTCGATATGTCTGCTAAAACAACATGTGGTAGCTCTCTAATCGTGATGATATCTGCAAGACGAACAGCTGCGTACGTGTTTTGTATCGTCTGGCGAGAGCACTCCACGGATGAGTTGAGTGTTTATAAACTAAACACTCTGACTCATGGCACCAGGACAGCTGCCTTCTTGACTATAAGAGCCATGCATCAGCTATCTTACGCTGAAGAGGAATCATTTCCATTTGGATCGAAAACTGTTTGAAGGGATTTCTATGTGATGCTTTCATCCCTGGTGGGGATTTAATTGAGAAGATGAGACAAATTTTTCGTCAGGTAAAGGAGTTGCTGTGGCGATACCACTTTTCAATCCGTAAATGGTGTTCGAATTAGTCAAGTGCCCGCGAAGGGCAATTCTTCTCTGCTAGATACAGCAAGGGATCTTCCAGAGCATCGTTCTCCAGGTCCAATCGGAACCGTTTGCAATAACATTTCCTTTAATTCCAAGTACTAAACTCTTTTGATAAGTTGCATCGGGTATTTGCGTACATTTATTGGTTCATTTCGAATTGCCGAGCAACATCTTAATGTTCGATAGGCCCCCTAAACGTTAAAGAAATCAGATCGGGATGTGTACTCCTCTGAGAAGCATCCAAAAGGTTCACCTAACCAAAGAGTATGAAATTCTTAGCCAGGGCATGCCGTATACACAGACGAGTAAGCTGAATTCTCTGAGGCCTCGTATTGCTTGCTTCGTCGTGTCGGCGCTGCGGAAGGCCCGAGTTGTGGACTGCTTACTTTGTTGTGTCGGTGCTGCGGAAGGGCCGAGTGGTGTACTGCTTGCTTAATCGTGTCGGCGCTGCGGAAGGGCCGAGTTGTGGACTGCTTGCTTTGTAGTGTCGGCGCTGCGGAAGTTCCGAGTTGTGAACTGTTCGTTTCATCGTTCGAGTAGGTCGTAGTGATCTCTGTCGTTGGAAGGAACGATCTACTTGGATTTCGGGTGGGATTTGGAAGCATAGGACGCCGTTTGGTGTGACCTGGGCGATTGATGGTAATAGTACTTTTTCGATTACTTGTTATCGGGTCACGGTTTTGGTGATGACTATCGATTATCGATTCCTCCGCTGAGTAAGTGTGACCAGTTGTCGTTCGCTTTGGGCGCGCGTTTGAATAGTTTTGCGGGCGTAGGATTTCCACATAAAAGACCATTGTTTATTTCTGTTTTATGTTGTTGTGGCGGTGGGCCGTCACACTCCTCCGTTGACTTTCTTAACTCGAGGCTGGAAGAACAAGATAAATAAAGCCCAGCTGGAAGCCTGTCTAATAGAGTTCGAAGTCAAGCCAGGAATACTGTGGGAGAACATGCGGAGGCAAATGTCGGCGTTCATAAGGAACGGCAGCCACAGTTAGGGAACCATCGACCGCTTCCTGGAGATGGCACGCAAGCACGCAAGAAGCCCGTCACCAACACTCGAACCCACAAAGACCGAAAGGGATAAAATGGCCACAAAGGGAGTGATTCGAAGTTGGAGAGAAAAAACGACGGCACCGGCTATCCGGCAGAGTTCATAAGCAGAGCGGAGGAATAAGCAGAGGCTTACGGGATAGAACTCGTTCACGCAGCGGGAGCCATGGTAATCCTAGAATTCCTCAGGTACTACAGACCAGCATTACACGTAGGCATCAAGGGCAGGATGAGCCAGCGGAGGAGTATACACGAGAACTCGCCCACAGAAGAGAAAAAACTGGAGTGGGTTTACCGAAACAGTCAAGTAGAATTCAAACCGTATGACAAACGTGGAGAATTCTGATCACTAGAGGAATACGTCCAATTAGCCGAGGAAATCGAGGCCCACCAATCGCAGGAAAATACAACACAGCAGAGAACACAACTAACGCCAGAAACTTGTGGAGACCACCAAGAAACCAGTGGAGGCGTAGGCGTTACAAGATCGTTCAACATGAACAATAGATGCTTAAGGTGCAAAGCAGTGGGACACATGGTACGGGGGTGCAACAATCAGCCCAGACTGTTCGGCTGGGTATGCGGACAGGATGGAACACGCACGACTCATTGCTGTCGCCGATATGAAATGACGGGAAACGACAGAGGCCCATGGGATCAGAGCGGGCACCCCACAAGCACTAAACGTAGGCGTTACAAGATCGTTCAACATGAACAATAGATGCTTAAGGTGCAAAGCAGTGGGACACATGGTACGGGGGTGCAACAATCAGCCCAGACTGTTCGGCTGGGTATGCGGACAGGATGGAACACGCACGACTCATTGCTGCCGCCGATATGAAATGACGGGAAACGACAGAGGCCCATGGGATCAGAGCGGGCACCCAGGGCACACACAACACCCGCAACGGTAAAAAAGTTCAACGGCCGACGCTTACTCGCACGCAATATAGGCAACACAGGAGTTCGCGGGGCCATTGACACGGGAGCCACTCGGAGTTTCATCGGCAGAGAACTGGCCAACAGAATAGCCAGACAAGGGAGAAGAAAACGAGTAACCGAAGCCAATAGACTAGCAGACAAAACAAACAGAACAGTCACGGAGGTACTAGAAGTACAGGAACCAAATAAGCACAACGACACTGCTAATCCTCGACGAGGTGATCGGAGACCTGCTACTGGGTGTATACTTGCGAAGGCATCACAGCAAATATAAGGAAGAACAACAGAAACCAACGCTGAAACAGGAAACACAAGAGACACGGCATCGGATCACTAGCAACAGGCGACTTAACAGAGACAGAGATCCAAGAAACCCTCAAAAGGGATTTGGAGATGATAAGCCAAATCAAGGGAGTTAGTCGCATTGTCAGccacaaaatatttatgaagCACGACCGCCCAAGTAAACAGAGGAACAGAATAGCTAAGATATCTTGGTCAAGTAGTCAGCGCAAGCGGCATACACACCGATTCCGAAAAGATAGCCGCGATCCTTATTATGCCAAGTCAACAGACAGCAAAAATACTCGACCACCAAAAAAGGGTGTCTGGCAATCCACTGGGGCATCCAGAAAATGAGGATGTACTTGGAAGGATACCACTTTGTCGTCACTACGAACCACCAAGCTCTAAAGTGGCTCAACTTTGTATCGTCTGGCGAGAGCACTCCACGGATGAGTTGAGTGTTTATAAACTAAACACTCTGACTCATGGCACCAGGACAGCTGCCTTTTTGGCTATAAGAGTCATGCATCAGCTATCTTACGCTGAAGAGGAATCATTTCCATTTGGAGCGAAAACTGTTTGAAGGGATTTTTATGTGATGCTTTCATCCCTGGTGGGGATTTAATTGAGAAGATGAGACAAATTTTTCGTCAGGTAAAGGAGTTGCTGTTGCGATACCACTTTTTAATCAGTAAATGGTGTTCGAATCAGTCAAGTGCCCGCGAAGGGCAATTCTTCTCTGGTAGATACAGCAAGGGATCTTCCAGAGCATCGTTCTCCAGGTCCAATCGGAACCGTTTGCAATAACATTTCCTTTAATTCCAAGTACTAAACTCTTTTGATAAGTTGCATCGGGTATTTGCGTACATTTATTGGTTCATTTCGAATTGCAGAGCCACATCTTAATGTTCGATAGGCCCCCTAACCATTAAAGAAATCAGATCGGGATGTGTACTCCTCTGATAAGCATCCAAAAGGTTCACCTAACCAAAGAGTATGAAATTCTTAGCCAGGGCATGCCGTGTACACAGACGAGTAAGCTGATGTCTCTGAGGCCTCGTATTGCTTGCTTCGTCGTGTCGGCGCTGCGGAAGGCCCGAGTTGTGGACTGCTCACTTTGTTGTGTCGGTGCTGCGGAAGGGCCGAGTGGTGTACTGCTTGCTTAATCGTGTCGGCGCTGCGGAAGGGCCGAGTTGTGAACTGTTCGCTTCGTCGTTCGAGTAGGTCGTAGTGATCTCTGTCGTTGGAAGGAACGATCTACTTGGATTTCGGGTGGGATTTGGAAGCATAGGACGCCGTTTGGTGTGACCTGGGCGATTGATGGTAATAGTAATTTTTCGATTACTTGTTATCGGGTCACGGTTCTAGTGATGACTATCGATTATCGATTCCTGTGACCAGTTGTCGTTCGCTTTGGGCGCGCGTTTGAATAGTTGTGCGGGCGTAGGATTTCCACATAAAAGACCATTGTTTATTTCTGTTTTATGTTGTTGTGGCGGTTCAGATTACACACAGCCCCAGCCACTTTCCAAAGAGCCTTGGACTCAGTCATCGCACAAAAAGGGAACACCTGAAGAAACTGCAAGAAGTAACGAGACGACTTCGCAAGGCAAACCTAAGGATCAACACGCAGAAATGCGACTTCTTCACAGAATAGCTAAGATATCTTGGTCAAGTAGTCAGCGCAAGCGGCATACACACCGATTCCGAAAAGATAGCCGCGATCCTTATTATGCCAAGTCAACAGACAGCAAAAATACTCGGCCACCAAAAAAGGGTGTCTGGCAATCCACTGGGGCATCCAGAAAATGAGGATGTACTTGGAAGGATACCACTTTGTCGTCACTACGAACCACCAAGCTCTAAAGTGGCTCAACTCGAACAAGAGCCCATCAGGAAGGATTGCCAGATGGGCATTGGCCATGCAGCCATACTCATTCGATATACGCTATCGTAAAGTAAAGTTTAACGTCGTGGCAGACGTATTATCCCTGATACTTAAGGAAAAAGTATACGGAGCTGACGTCGAGGAAGACGATTGAATAAAGCAGATACTCCTGGCGATAGAGAGATGTCCAGAAACAAGGCCGGATTATGCAGTAATGGGAGGGACACTATATCGACATCTACCGTCATGAGCCGCGGACGAGGATACGCACCCATGGAAACTATGCGTGACAAAAAAACCAGCGGGAACGAGTTCTGAGGGAAAACCACAGCGAAGTAACAGCAGGACACCTAGGGGTCAGGAAAACTAAGCACCGGATAATGGCGTCATACTACTGGCATAGGATGCACAGGGATATACAGCAGTACGTACGACGCTGCGAAACATGCCAACGTTACAAAGCCACGCAACAACAGGCGGCGGTGAAAATGCTAACACAAATAGCAGAAGCACCATAGCACCCTCTGCATAGACTTCGTTGGCCCGAGGTCTAGTCACGGCAACAACATGCTACTTGTTGAATTCGAAAACTTCTCAAAATGGGTAGAGCTAGCAGCCGTCAGAAAAGCATCAACTCCAATAATGGGGAATTGTTCACCAGCTGACAGCTAAGAGGGCAAACAGGACGGTCGAAACAATGATAGCCCAATTCTCTGGAACGGACCACACGCGGTGGGACAATTGGCTACCCGAGATATCAATGGCGATCAACAGCAGCAGGTCGGAATCGACCGGATATAGTCCTGCGTATATACTATACGGATACTATACACCCGGATCCGGAATGAAGGAGACGATCGAGGCACGATTGCAACGGATAATGGAAACAAGAAAGTTGGCACATCGGAACATGGGAAAAGCAGCACAAGATCAAGCCAGGGCGTATAACCTACGGAAAAGGGACTGGAAGCCAAAGATAGGAGACCTCGTATGGGAACGGAAGCACCCGTTATCCAAAGCAGCTATTGGGTTTGCAGCCAAACTAGCACTAACCAAACGACCAGGATCCGGATAGGGAGAGGGGGTTACGTGAGCGTCACGACGACGGTCCAACGTCACCATCAACACACACAATAATCACACACAATAAACACACACTATAAACACACACAATAAACACGTATAATACACACAATAAAACCAAACAGGGAAAACATTCCAAAGAATCAATGGTCTTTCAATTGGTAATTCTCCAGACGCACAACTTTTCGAAACGCGCACCCAAGGCCGGTCACACTAAGTCAGCAGAGACATCGGTAGTCGATAGTCGTCACCAGAGCCGTAACCGATAGCCTGTTATTGAAGCGGGACTATCAGCATCGGCCACCCTGGTCACATTAAACGGCGCCTATATAAACAGAAGCTCAGCCTCAGGCTAGTAACTTGCGTTCCGACGGTCCTCGAGGAAACATCGACAAGATAAAATATCCGGGTAAGTGTTCCGGTAGATAGTCTTGGTAGTGGTGGTGGATTCGTAAGAGCTCGGTTTTAAATCGGCCCTGCGACCTTGTGAGGATCACCGGCGTCCCAGTATGGTTTCCGTAATCATCCCAGGCCCGGTCATGATCACTGAGCCCGACCCGGTTTTCGTAATTCAGGTCCATCTCAGTGAGTTCCCCCAGAAGTCACGTTTCCGGCATCCGTCCCGGAAACGACACGGAATAGACGACAGCTAGAAACTAAGGACACCATGCAGATCGAAACCAACGATGCACTACGCTCCCAAATCCCACCTGAAATCCAAGTAGATCGTTCCTTCCAACGACCCAGAACACTACGACGAATAGGCAGCGCACAACTCGGCCCTTCCGCAGCGCCGACACGACAAAGCCCGCAGCGCCACCTTCGGGCCTCCCGCAACGCCGGCACAACGGTGCAAGCAGTACGCAGCTCGGGCCTCCCGCAGCGCCGACGCAGCGACTCAACCAGTATACCGCTTGGCCCTTCCGAAACGGTGACATAACGAAGAAAGCAGTACGAAACTCGGTCCCTCCAAAGCAGAGCCAACCTATCAACAACGTCCTTTGACTTGAGAGCATGTCATGGGCAACTTGCCAGCGGATCGAGTTCAGCCTAACCCAGCATTTCAAACCATCggagtggactattgtgggcgATTTTATCATAAGACAGAGACCCGGAACAAGGCATCCCGCAAGTGCTACATAGCCGTTTTTGTATACTTCTCTATGAAGGCTGCTCACTTTAAAGTCGTTCGTGACCAAACAACGGAATCTTTCATCGCAGCTCTGAGAAGATTCATCAGCCTAagaggcagtccgcgtacTATCTGGAGTGACAATGCGACGAACTTTGTCGGCGCTAAAAGCGAACTAGCCGAGCTAAAGGAACTATTCTTAAGCAAACGCTTCGAAAGATTCATACCTCCatacctcctcctcctccgctaATGGGATTCATACCTCCACGTACCCCACACTTCGATGGCTTGTGGGAAGCTGCTGTTAGGTCGGCCATatttcacttctacagagtAGTCGGGGCATCCATTTTAGACCTGGATGAATTGAGAACTCTTGCACATAAAATTTCTTCCATCCTtaactcccgtccactctgtccaatttcagaaacCGCTGAAAATCTTGAGGTGCCTGAGCCCGAAGCCCGCCTAAGCAGATGGCAAAGGGTCACCAAGATGCAGCAGCACTTTTTCCTTGCTTCAAGAAAGGAGAAAGTGGCGCTTCGACACACCTAACATCAAGGTCGGTAGCATCGTGTTGCTAAAAGACGACAATATTCCACCTTTGAAGtggcagcttgggtgcatTTTAGATGTAATACCCGGAGATAACAATATTGCTAAAGTAGCTATGGTCCGAGCCGCTACAGGTCTTAACAAGAGAGTCGTCGCCAAATTAGCCGTGCTGCCAGTCGATGAATTTATTATGAATTTCGTTGTCCCAAAATTTGAAATTAAGAGTCGTTAACACCAGACTTGCCCATAACAGAACGGAGAGTGCTGTTAGCCGTAACAGCGATAATTCCTTTGACCTATGGCTACTCTGACCATTGATATATATCAAAAGTCGATCTGGCAACCTCGTAAACTGGCAAGAGGAAATTTCCGCTTAACCAAAGCGATCTTTTACAATCCGTACAGCCAAGTAATCAGACGCATAGTTTACAGCGAATATCTTAAAAGTTACCGCGCCCAAAGTCCTGTAGTAAAGGCAACCAATTACTCCGCGTATGTACCAGTTTCGCAACACGCGCAAGTTCTGGAAAGTTCCGATAAATTTGAGCATTCAAGCCGGCAGCGCCAGACCGAGGTCTCTGCAGGCTGTTTAATTGCAGCTTGCGAACCCAAATCTCGGCCACCTGCGGATTCCAAGTGGCGTTCAGAAAACTGCGCTGCAGAAACTGCCCATTGCAACCGCGGGTCTCAGACAGCCGAGGGATtgcaacaaaaacaaggaagaacgctatagtcgagtaccttaaCTATcacatacccgttactcagctaaagggagatatgcaagcagcaaagcgagattaaaatgctccacctaccggcggtagcaaacttttttttgggtcaatcgataggtattgatgctgtaggagccacagtcttgggcgggttgtgggcgtttgagtgggcgtggcactctgctgaaacagacttgcgctgcataagaagctcaggaatctgcacgccaaatctcaatagcctagctcttatagtttccgagatctcagcgtacatcctgacagacggacatggctagatcgactcggctagtgatcctgatcaagaatatatatactttatggggtcggaaacgcttccttccgcctgttacgtactttccgacgaatctagtataccctcttactttacgaataacgggtataaaaactggTCTGCGCCCAAAAGCATCTTTTTCCTGTGGTTAGGTATTttaagatatacatatatagcTAAGCCTGTGCCTTAGTTTCAGTTCCAACCTAACTCGCTCTTCCCACCTAGGTACATCTGAGAGCTTTGATCAGCAAATTGTCCGTGATTGGGGCAGCTTTTGATCTGGAGCGCTGACCTACCCCAAGGGAGTCGCATTGGGTAGCAACATAACCACAGTGGCTACGTTCTTGAAGCATAACCTTACATCGGCACGAGCTGCGCATAACCTCACTTTGACAAGCGAGGAGGCAAGCGACAGCTGTATACAGCTCTGCACCAGCCATCTCTGCATCTTCAACATCTTCAACAGGGTTGAACTGTTCCGCGTTGGAATATTTCTAAAATCAGCGATCAACGGCCTCAGGAAACCGCACCTGCTCAGTTTCGTCTAGTGTCAATTACATTAAATACTTTTGGAATAAACTTAAAGTAATTTAATCGAAAATTCCTGTAGTAATTTGGTACAACCCTACATGCCAAGACTTCAACGTTAACCTTTAATTCATCCACGCATATCACGTCATCCTACCACTACAGTCAACAGTCGTTGATACCTATATACGATACGGTGTAATCCAACCGAAAGTAAAGTTTGAAGGCATATGAACCCCCCTATTCAGACTATAATTTTTTTGCTGACGAATCCATCTCAAATTAATTACCGTGTTAATTACTTAACTGAATTATTAGAACCTTTTGTGAGTCTTGTGAATTTGCGATATAACCCCAATTGGGCATCTGAGTTAAACCGGCTTTCATTAAAAAGGGTAAAGGCGTTCAACACAAAAATGTCCTTACAGGTAGAGTGGGCCAAGCCGAAAAACATTACCATCTCCATTTTCTACAAAATGGCTTAATGATATCAATATGTTCTCCTATATTAATTCTATTAATTCGGATTGACTGTTTTCTTCCTAAAGCCTCCTCAACTCTGTCTACTAGTTTTGTTGTGTAGCGGTGATGCTGTTTATGAAGTATTCGACCCCTTGTCTCTTCCCTGAGCGATCCCGTAGGCAGATTATGCTACCAAACAATATCCACTTCACCGTGTTCGTCACAGAATAAATGGCGCCAAATGTGGGGCCACGGCAGCGAACGTAGCTACCGCTACAGCGGCTAAACAACAACTAGGCAAAAGCAAGAAAATCGAAATATTGTTTACCCCATGCTTCCCAACCAACAACCAACAACAACCAATAAATTCCATTTTTTACAGTTATCCGAAACCATATGTTTTATTAGTTTCAGAAACGTCATTTTATAATCTACTAGGAATTTCTGTGTGTCTGGGATATATCTCAGAACCAGATCAGTACATAAATTAAAGAACCTTTTCAGAAATAGAGCCCGTTCAATTCAGGAGTAGAGAAGTCGAGACTTGTATTGGTTGGAAAAGTTCAACAGTACCTCCTTTTGTAGTCTTGAATAATTCAACACAAAAGTAAGTCAAAGGGAATTTGAGAACTGTATTTGTTGGCTAGCTCAGTTATACCTCTTTCCTGTATAACtttcattaaattttaataacatAATTTACAGTCAAGCTGCAAGAAGATATTGAGAATTATTCTGGCTGTAAAGTTCAGTGCAACAAGCAAATCAGTCTTAAATTACAATAAGCCCAAAAGAAGAAGATAACGATCAAAGCCGATGTAACTTTACAAAAGAAATCAATTTAACAAAGAATAGGTACCAGTTAATAatttactatttttttttatcgcTACCGTATCGTTTGACTATCGTATTATATCGCGACCGTACTTGTTGATTATCAAAACTAAATCATGTATGTCAGGATAAGTCCCGAAATTAATCAGAGATTGCCAACTGAGCCTTGCAATGCACTATTTGCAATGACTCCAGTGCTGATACAGAATATGTCGAAACTACTTGCGGACATCGTTTCAATCGCGCTTGCCTACACGCATGGTTACAGCAAAGTGAAACATGCCCAAATTGTCGACAGCCATGCATACCTAATCAGATCGCTAATCCTGAAAGCGAATGTTAAAACGCCAATTTAGACATTCCCAGAGCCCAAAACGCAGCTTGTTCGAATGCACAAACAGGCACAGTTTCAAGAGAGCGTCCGAATACTACACCTAGTACACGATCAATCACTACGTTCTGCAGGCACACAGAGAGCTAGTAACATTTCAGAAAGGAGAACTCACAAACTTATAGGAAATGCTTTAGAATCGTACCAAACCCGAATAACGACAACCCTCACCGACAAATCAG carries:
- the LOC139354723 gene encoding uncharacterized protein, with the protein product MGNLPADRVQPNPAFQTIGVDYCGRFYHKTETRNKASRKCYIAVFVYFSMKAAHFKVVRDQTTESFIAALRRFISLRGSPRTIWSDNATNFVGAKSELAELKELFLSKRFERFIPPYLLLLR